Proteins from a single region of Engystomops pustulosus chromosome 5, aEngPut4.maternal, whole genome shotgun sequence:
- the LOC140134119 gene encoding uncharacterized protein — MATSSDESQAGTSSGKRKQKKSAPFDRAELVALITICDERGYDLLRETGSYKAKTKIMEQVQAHLLEKYGRYHSVRQLQKRFSDIKVREERFLERVRSRNRSAKAGRERAPAVEGASSSASVAAAVVVDVGDDSPPPPSPVPPGQEDLAVAPEEEMVTLVLEPVEDPQEEVQPPEVATTAVAEGLQMSIGEQLLHEMELLNRKRDILMAHFERLFHPPRS; from the exons ATGGCCACATCCTCAG ATGAAAGCCAGGCAGGCACCAGCAGCGGCAAGAGAAAACAGAAGAAGAGCGCCCCTTTTGATCGAGCAGAGCTCGTCGCTTTGATAACCATCTGCGACGAGCGGGGCTACGACCTGCTCCGTGAGACTGGTAGCTATAAAGCTAAGACCAAAATCATGGAGCAGGTCCAAGCCCATCTGCTCGAGAAATACGGCCGGTACCATTCCGTCCGGCAGTTGCAGAAGCGGTTCTCGGACATAAAGGTCCGTGAGGAGCGCTTTTTGGAGCGAGTCCGAAGCCGGAACCGCTCTGCAAAAG cCGGACGGGAGAGGGCACCGGCCGTAGAAGGGgcctcttcttctgcttctgttgctgctgctgttgtggtgGATGTTGGGGACGACTCTCCCCCTCCACCAAGCCCTGTGCCACCTGGCCAAGAG gatcttGCTGTGGCTCCGGAGGAGGAGATGGTTACCCTGGTGCTGGAACCAGTGGAAGACCCACAGGAAGAGGTCCAGCCACCAGAGGTAGCCACCACAGCAGTGGCCGAGGGTCTTCAGATGTCCATCGGTGAGCAGCTCCTCCATGAAATGGAGCTGCTCAACCGAAAGAGGGACATTCTGATGGCCCATTTCGAAAGGTTGTTCCACCCTCCTCGTTCTTAA
- the LOC140134120 gene encoding putative nuclease HARBI1, with protein sequence MDMLPILYVAIQNDRIMARQRRRRQRRRPRVFRPRVFFSDFTDAEVYQQFRLDRASILSLYEKLEVAIGAKTGRSHAVPGLTKMVSAIYYMANASFQHCIAERFGFSQPTFSRFFHEVVDELFKLCTQYISFPKTADAIRRTQAEFEQVAGMPNVIGLIDCTHVALVPPAADEYRYRNRKMFRSINVQVTVDPNNIITNVVAKYPGSTHDSFIFEHCSLNRRLQSELYRDAFLLGDNGYKLLPWLMTPYLRPSTPKERSFNRAHRRTRSAIERTFGILKSRFRCLDFSGGAMLYKPPIVCKVIIACCMLHNIATANRLQIDLATDLTEHIEHQGDVSAQPTNRAGQLRRWQITEIYF encoded by the exons ATGGATATGCTTCCGATCCTCTACGTGGCCATTCAAAATGACAGGATCATGGCTAGACAgcgcagacggaggcagaggaggcGTCCTCGAGTGTTCCGTCCTCGTGTGTTCTTTTCAGATTTTACTGACGCGGAGGTGTATCAGCAGTTTCGGCTGGATAGAGCTTCAATCCTAAGCCTCTATGAGAAGCTTGAAGTAGCTATCGGGGCTAAAACCGGACGGTCACATGCAGTGCCTGGACTCACCAAGATGGTCTCGGCCATCTATTATATGGCTAACGCGTCCTTCCAGCACTGCATTGCTGAGCGTTTTGGTTTTTCGCAACCAACCTTCAGCCGTTTTTTCCACGAGGTAGTGGATGAGCTGTTTAAGCTCTGTACACAGTACATCTCCTTCCCCAAAACTGCTGATGCCATCCGGAGGACGCAAGCGGAGTTTGAGCAAGTAGCGGGGATGCCCAACGTGATCGGGCTAATCGACTGCACACATGTGGCGTTGGTGCCTCCTGCGGCCGATGAATATCGGTACCGCAATCGAAAAATGTTTAGATCTATTAATGTGCAGGTCACCGTGGACCCCAATAACATCATAACTAATGTGGTCGCAAAGTACCCTGGCTCGACACACGATTCCTTTATCTTTGAGCACTGTAGCCTCAATCGCCGGCTCCAGAGTGAATTGTACAGGGACGCCTTTCTGCTTG GTGATAATGGCTACAAATTATTGCCATGGTTGATGACACCATATTTGCGGCCAAGTACCCCTAAGGAGAGGAGCTTCAACCGAGCACATCGAAGAACCAGAAGTGCCATTGAGAGGACCTTTGGAATTCTCAAGAGTCGGTTCCGCTGCCTGGATTTTTCAGGGGGGGCTATGCTCTACAAACCCCCCATTGTGTGCAAGGTCATTATAGCCTGTTGCATGTTACATAACATTGCGACAGCCAACAGGCTACAAATTGACCTTGCAACAGATTTAACTGAGCATATAGAGCATCAGGGGGATGTGTCTGCTCAACCCACAAATAGAGCGGGACAACTAAGGCGCTGGCAAATCACTGAGATTTACTTTTAA